One region of Quercus lobata isolate SW786 chromosome 2, ValleyOak3.0 Primary Assembly, whole genome shotgun sequence genomic DNA includes:
- the LOC115975119 gene encoding patellin-3-like: protein MAEEQHQKPAPEVAASSTVVEEVVEVIPPEKPITENEPAPAPAPEPEPEAPEKPVTFEELVEGEKATSIEEKEKTKPSEEAVNVAQSDSFKEESYVVGELPDLQKKALDELKQLIQDALNKHEFTAPPPPPPPPPKEEEKKEEKKEEKEKSPVAAAEEVKEESKTEEVKEESKTEEVKEEASKLEEEVAEAKKEEEEEKELIALVTPKVEQEASSSITIEAKVEKEEEKVTPPPPTEEVVAVVVEKETSIVDEDGAKTVEEIKETIVEVSAPPPPPTTETEEPKEEVTPPPAPEEVSIWGIPLLQDERSDVILLKFLRARDYKVKDAFTMIKNTVRWRKEFEIDALLEQDHGNDWDKVAFTHGYDKKGHPVCYNAFSEFQNKDLYQNTFSTDEKRQKFLKWRIQFLEKSIRKLDFSPTGISSFVQVNDFKNSFGIGKRELWQATKLAVQLLQDNYPEFLAKQVFINVPWWYLAYNRMISPFLTQRTKSKFVFAGPSKSAETLFKYIAPEQVPVQYGGLKREDEQEFTTEDPVTEYTIKPSSKETIEFPYTETGLLVWEVRVSGWDVSYGAEFVPDEEGGYTVIVQKSRKIAPTDETVISNSFKVGGPGKVVLTFDNQTSKKKKLLYRSKTKPSSD from the exons atggCTGAGGAACAGCATCAAAAGCCAGCGCCAGAAGTAGCAGCCTCATCAACGGTAGTGGAGGAGGTGGTGGAAGTGATCCCACCTGAGAAACCCATCACAGAAAATGAACCAGCTCCAGCACCAGCACCAGAGCCGGAGCCAGAAGCACCGGAAAAGCCTGTTACTTTTGAAGAATTGGTGGAGGGAGAAAAGGCCACTTCGAtagaggaaaaggaaaaaaccaaACCGTCAGAAGAAGCAGTTAATGTTGCCCAATCGGATTCTTTCAAGGAAGAAAGCTATGTAGTTGGGGAGCTCCCTGATTTACAAAAGAAGGCACTTGATGAGCTGAAACAGCTCATCCAAGATGCCCTTAACAAGCACGAGTTCACtgctccaccaccaccaccaccaccaccacctaaagaagaagagaaaaaggaagagaagaaagaggagaAGGAAAAGTCTCCTGTTGCTGCTGCTGAAGAAGTGAAAGAAGaatcaaagacagaagaagTGAAAGAAGAATCAAAAACTGAAGAAGTGAAAGAAGAGGCTTCAAAATTGGAGGAAGAAGTGGCGGaagccaaaaaagaagaagaagaagaaaaagagttgaTTGCTTTAGTGACTCCTAAAGTGGAACAAGAAGCCTCGTCCTCGATTACGATTGAAgcaaaagtagaaaaagaagaagagaaggttacaccaccaccacccactgAAGaggttgttgctgttgttgtggAAAAGGAGACCTCTATTGTCGATGAGGATGGTGCGAAGACTGTTGAGGAAATCAAAGAGACCATAGTGGAAGTCTCGGCTCCTCCTCCTCCGCCCACAACAGAAACAGAGGAACCTAAAGAAGAAGTCACTCCTCCTCCAGCTCCCGAAGAAGTCTCAATCTGGGGAATCCCGCTTCTTCAGGACGAGAGAAGCGATGTAATTCTCTTGAAATTCCTTAGAGCCAGGGATTACAAGGTGAAGGATGCATTCACTATGATAAAAAACACGGTCCGTTGGCGCAAGGAATTCGAAATTGATGCTCTTCTTGAGCAAGACCATGGTAATGATTGGGACAAGGTGGCTTTCACTCATGGATATGACAAAAAAGGCCATCCTGTTTGCTACAACGCCTTCAGTGAGTTCCAGAACAAGGATTTGTATCAGAATACTTTCTCAACTGATGAGAAGCGCCAGAAGTTCCTTAAATGGAGGATTCAGTTCTTGGAGAAGAGTATTAGGAAGCTTGACTTCAGTCCTACTGGCATCTCTTCCTTTGTTCAGGTCAATGATTTCAAAAACTCCTTTGGAATTGGCAAGAGGGAGCTCTGGCAGGCCACCAAGTTGGCTGTTCAATTGCTTCAGGATAACTACCCTGAGTTCCTAGCTAAACAG GTGTTTATCAACGTTCCATGGTGGTACCTTGCTTATAATAGAATGATTAGTCCATTCCTGACACAAAGGACCAAGAGCAAGTTTGTATTTGCAGGCCCATCCAAGTCTGCTGAAACACTTTTCAA ATATATAGCTCCTGAGCAAGTGCCAGTTCAGTATGGTGGGCTGAAGAGGGAGGATGAACAAGAATTCACCACTGAAGACCCTGTTACCGAGTATACAATCAAACCATCATCTAAAGAGACCATTGAATTCCCGTATACTGAG ACTGGCTTGTTGGTTTGGGAAGTCAGAGTTAGTGGTTGGGATGTCAGCTATGGAGCTGAATTTGTGCCGGACGAGGAGGGCGGGTACACCGTGATTGTACAGAAGTCAAGGAAGATTGCCCCAACTGATGAAACAGTGATCTCTAACAGCTTCAAAGTAGGAGGGCCTGGTAAAGTGGTGCTTACCTTTGATAACCAAACctccaagaagaagaagctccTCTACAGGTCCAAGACCAAACCATCGTCAGATTAA